TCAACCGCACGTCACGGAGACTGACGAGCCGGCCTGATCGCACGCGGCTTTCATCGGCATCCGTTGCCAGCAAGGCAGCATGAACGGCCGAAGCCTGAGCGCCGTATTCCGCCAAGTGCACCGCGTGCAACTTCCTGGCATCGCGCAAGGGATGATCATGCGGACCATGCCTTTCAGCGATGGCGTGCACGGCCTTATCGCTCCAGTCCATCACGCGATCGAGCAAGCGCATGTCTCCGGCATGCGGAATCAGCTCGGACCAATGTGGCTGCACCAGTGTGCTCACGACTCAGGCACTGTGTTTGCACGTGGCAGCGCGACCTGCGCTTCGTCCTGCCGCCAGAAGTCGTAAAAGTTGAACCAGTTGTACGGCTCAAGGCGCGCGTAGTGCTCAAGACGCTGTGCGTAACGCTGAAGCACCACGTCGAGCGCATGATGTCGGCCATCCCGCGGAATCTCCACGCGCTCGGCAAACAGCTCGAAGCTGAGTGCGTAGCGGCGCCCCCCGCGATAAAGGCCAAAACAAAGCACTACAGGTACCTGCAGTGTATTGGCAAGCAGCCAGGGCCCGATAGGAAACGGCGCGGGTTTCCCGAGGAAGTCCGCCTTGCGCAGGACTTCGTGCGCGCGGCCTCGATCAGCCAGCAAGGCCACCATGCCACCGGCCTGGCACGTCTCTGCCACGGCAAGCGTGATGGCGGCACCGCCACGCGAAACATCAATCACCGCTTCACCTACTTTGGGGGCAAGTGCTTCGAACAACTCGGTCATCGCCGGCGTCTTCTGCTTGTCCAACAAGACGCGTAGCGGCACTTCCGGGCTACGCCCGCTGAGTGCGCGCAATACTTCGAAACTGCCTTGGTGCGAGCCGACCAGCAATACACCGCAACCTTGCGCGACGCATTGCTGAAGCTGCTCAAGCCCGTGGACTTCAATATCGAAACCCTGCTCACCCCCTGCCAGCAGATAAATGCGGTCCGCCATGGTCACGGCAAAACAATGCAGGTGCTTGAGTACCTGCCAGATCGAAGCTGGTCGGCCAAACAAGCGCGTAAGATAGTCGCGCGATGCGCGACGCTCCGGCCCACGCTTCAGGAAGTAGTAGAGCGTGATCGGGTAAAGGCACCACTGGATGAATCCACGACCGCAACGCAGGGCGACACTCATTAACAGGCCGATGGAAGCCCGGCTACCACCTTCGCGTTGTGCTTGCCAATGCGTGCTCATACCACGCCCTCGATCAGACCACGCGACAACACCTGACCATCACTCAAGATCTCAAAACGAATACGCCCAGCATTTTCGTCCAGTATCAGCTCCGCCCGTTCACCCGGATGCAACGGCGCCATGAACTTGGCTTCCAGCACGCGGACAAGGCGTTGGTCGCGCCAGGCACGCAAGGCCTTGGCGACATACTCCAGCAACACGACGCCAGGCACCAACGGCTGGCCTGGGAAATGTCCGGGCAGGCATGGGTGTTCCGGAGATACGCAGAGCACCGTTCGATAGCGGCTGTCGCTCACCTTGTGCTGGTCCACGTGAAGATACCGGTGGGGATACGCTGCTGATGATGCTGAGGACACCTGTCACGGGCCTTAAGGCAACGCAGAATCAGACGGTTCGCTCCTGTTCGATATGCGCGGACAGCATCTGCAAGTTGCTGAAAATGCGCTGGTTGTCCGGATGATCTG
The sequence above is a segment of the Dyella sp. M7H15-1 genome. Coding sequences within it:
- a CDS encoding phosphotransferase, whose product is MSTLVQPHWSELIPHAGDMRLLDRVMDWSDKAVHAIAERHGPHDHPLRDARKLHAVHLAEYGAQASAVHAALLATDADESRVRSGRLVSLRDVRLTIEYVDLSKGRLDVFAECLFADARGAQYAFRVDQCGQTLASGRVAVMYSGC
- a CDS encoding acyltransferase, giving the protein MSTHWQAQREGGSRASIGLLMSVALRCGRGFIQWCLYPITLYYFLKRGPERRASRDYLTRLFGRPASIWQVLKHLHCFAVTMADRIYLLAGGEQGFDIEVHGLEQLQQCVAQGCGVLLVGSHQGSFEVLRALSGRSPEVPLRVLLDKQKTPAMTELFEALAPKVGEAVIDVSRGGAAITLAVAETCQAGGMVALLADRGRAHEVLRKADFLGKPAPFPIGPWLLANTLQVPVVLCFGLYRGGRRYALSFELFAERVEIPRDGRHHALDVVLQRYAQRLEHYARLEPYNWFNFYDFWRQDEAQVALPRANTVPES
- a CDS encoding hydroxymyristoyl-ACP dehydratase, which gives rise to MDQHKVSDSRYRTVLCVSPEHPCLPGHFPGQPLVPGVVLLEYVAKALRAWRDQRLVRVLEAKFMAPLHPGERAELILDENAGRIRFEILSDGQVLSRGLIEGVV